From Pseudorca crassidens isolate mPseCra1 chromosome 15, mPseCra1.hap1, whole genome shotgun sequence, one genomic window encodes:
- the ARFRP1 gene encoding ADP-ribosylation factor-related protein 1 isoform X1 has translation MYTLLSGLYKYMFQKDEYCILILGLDNAGKTTFLEQSKTRFNKNYKGMSLSKITTTVGLNIGTVDFGKARLMFWDLGGQEELQSLWDKYYAECHGVIYVIDSTDEERLSESKRAFEKMVTSEALDGVPILVLANKQDIETCLSIPDIKTVFSDCASKIGRRDCLTQACSALTGKGVREGIEWMVKCVVRNVHRPPRQRDIT, from the exons ATGTACACGCTGCTGTCAGGCCTGTACAAGTACATGTTCCAGAAGGATGAGTACTGCATTCTGATCTTGGGTCTGGACAACGCCGGGAAGACG ACCTTCTTGGAGCAGTCAAAGACCCGGTTCAACAAGAACTACAAGGGGATGAGTCTGTCCAAAATCACTACCACTGTGGGCCTAAACA TCGGCACTGTGGACTTTGGAAAGGCCCGCCTCATGTTCTGGGACTTAGGGGGGCAGGAGGAGCTGCAGTCTCTGTGGGACAAG TACTACGCGGAGTGCCACGGCGTCATCTACGTCATCGACTCCACGGATGAGGAGCGGCTGTCCGAGTCCAAGCGAGCATTCG AGAAGATGGTCACAAGCGAGGCGCTGGACGGTGTCCCCATCCTGGTGCTGGCCAACAAGCAGGACATTGAG ACTTGCCTCTCCATCCCCGACATCAAGACTGTGTTCAGCGACTGCGCCTCCAAGATCGGCAGGCGCGACTGCCTGACCCAGGCCTGCTCGGCCCTCACAGG TAAGGGGGTGCGCGAGGGCATCGAGTGGATGGTGAAGTGCGTCGTGCGGAACGTGCACCGGCCGCCGCGGCAGCGGGACATCACATAG
- the ARFRP1 gene encoding ADP-ribosylation factor-related protein 1 isoform X2, with translation MYTLLSGLYKYMFQKDEYCILILGLDNAGKTTFLEQSKTRFNKNYKGMSLSKITTTVGLNIGTVDFGKARLMFWDLGGQEELQSLWDKYYAECHGVIYVIDSTDEERLSESKRAFDGHKRGAGRCPHPGAGQQAGH, from the exons ATGTACACGCTGCTGTCAGGCCTGTACAAGTACATGTTCCAGAAGGATGAGTACTGCATTCTGATCTTGGGTCTGGACAACGCCGGGAAGACG ACCTTCTTGGAGCAGTCAAAGACCCGGTTCAACAAGAACTACAAGGGGATGAGTCTGTCCAAAATCACTACCACTGTGGGCCTAAACA TCGGCACTGTGGACTTTGGAAAGGCCCGCCTCATGTTCTGGGACTTAGGGGGGCAGGAGGAGCTGCAGTCTCTGTGGGACAAG TACTACGCGGAGTGCCACGGCGTCATCTACGTCATCGACTCCACGGATGAGGAGCGGCTGTCCGAGTCCAAGCGAGCATTCG ATGGTCACAAGCGAGGCGCTGGACGGTGTCCCCATCCTGGTGCTGGCCAACAAGCAGGACATTGA